TATGAGCCAATCTTTGAAACATCTTTAAATTCATTTGCTGAGAGAATATGTAGCCAGCTTTCACTGATAAATCTGTCCGCACGTTCTTTACGGTATTGCTTTCGAAGCGCAGATTTATTCTCGCTATTAACCATGCCCCTTACCTTAATTTATCGCTCGGGCAAAGTAGGGTTTAGGTATGGATGAATTACTTTCTGTCGCTTCAATGCAGGAGCAATTGCTCAATTTGAGCAATCCACTGGCGGCATTAGACCTTCCACTGCTTGATGCGCATGGGGCGAGTTTGGCTAGTGATCTATTGGTGGATGAGAAACTTGTAATCAAAAGTGGCCAACGAATTGATTCAACTCAGATCGCACTGGCAGCATCCCTTGGCTTAGATAGATTGCCATGTCGACCACAGCCACGAGTAGTAATAATTAGCGCCGGTGATGATCTAGTTGAACCAGGCAGCAAATTAGCTGATGATGAAGATGAATATGAGAGTAACTCCTGGTTTTTGACTACCTTTGTACGTGAAGCAGGGGCTCATGCATTTAGAGTGCACACAATTCCTGAAACACAAGAGCAACTTAAGTTGATCGTTGAAGATCAATTAGTTAGAGCTGATTTAATTGTAATTAGCGGTGAATCTAAAGATGAATCATTTGATTTAATAACATCGGTTTTATCTAACCTGGGTGAAATAAAAATAGTAACTCCTAATCTTGCAGAAAGCAGTAAGCACAGTTACGGCGTAATTGGCCCAGATAAGACACCGGTAGTGGTCCTACCGGGAGATCCAATTGGTAATTATCTTTCAGCAGAACTTTTCATACGCCCAATGATTATTAAAATGTTAACTGGGGTTATATCCGACCGAAAAAGTAAAAAAGTTAAGTTAAGTAAAGCTTTAACATCTGAAGTAGGCAAGGTGCAATTCTTAAGAGGCTTCCTAAATGAAGATGGTCAAGTATCAGCACTGGCTGATCAAGACTCACTTATTACCTTATCTATAGCAAATTGTTTAATTGAGATAAATGAGAAGAGTGAGAAGTTAAGCGCCGGTGATCAAGTAAACATTCTGATGATTAATTAGGAAAATTTGAAGAAATTAACAGACCATGAAATAACTCTTAAACCGATTCGGTTTAGAGATAAAGCTGCATGGGATGCGGTTCGAGCAGTGAATAGAGATTGGTTATCACCATGGGAGGCAACTAGACCTCATATCGATAGCAATACGCCACTACCTTCTTATTACGGAATGGTGCTGCAATTAAATAAGGAAATAAGAGCACTCAGATCGATTTCATTAGGAATATGGCTTAAAGAAAATAAAAGTGAAGTATTAATCGGACAGATCACATTGGGTGGAATTATTTTTGGAGCAATGCGAGGTGCTCATATTGGCTACTGGATTGATCAAAGATTTGCCAGCCGTGGGTATACAACTAGGGCAGTAAAACTCTTAACTAAATTTGGTTTTGAAACATTAAAGCTGCATCGGATTGAAATCAATCTGCGCCCTGAGAATGAGGCTTCAAAAAAGGTTGCAATAAAGGCTGGCTTTGAATTGGAAGGGGCACGTAATAACTACCTTCACATCGCAGGTGATTGGCGTAATCACATAACTTTTGTTAAGGAAAACCCAGAAATAAAATAAAAGATAGTAAAGACATACCTACCTATTTCCCCTTAAATCTATCCTTCAACATTTATTGTTGTGCTTTATGGGTTCGGGTTTTATCTATTTAATCATCATCGCCATGTGGGCTGCCTACTTCTTGCCGCAATGGTTGAGTAAGCATGAAGATAATTCAGGGCGAGCGATTGAAAGATATAAAAATGCGATGCTGGTAGTGGCAGAAAATAATCCAAATATAAAAACTGAACCAAGGTTGGAAGATAAAACTAAGGTATTTTTACAACGTCGATTAATTTTTGGCTCACTTATCTCACTCACTTTTCTCTCACTAATTTGCGCAGGTGTTGGATTCTTAGATTTCACAACCACTTTAATTCCAGGTACTGCTTTACTAATTTATTTAGTTAATGTTAGAAAACAAGTTGTCGCGTCACAGTTAAAGATTAGAAGATTAAAAGCATTAGAAAAGATCACGAATAGTAAGATTCCAACAACTTTGATTCCAGAAAAAGTAGAAGAAAAAAGCAACCATGAGCATTGGGTTCCATTTGCCGATCGAACCGAGATCACCGGCGTAGTTGTTGTCCCTAAGGATCGCAAAGGTTGGCAGCCAACTAAATTACCAAGACCTGTTTACACCACCGCGGCAAAGGCAGTTCCAAGTAAGCGAATAATTGATTTAACTTCAACTGGACAGTGGAGCGCTGATCAAGAGCGCATCAAAGCACTTTCTGGCAGAGATGATGATTTCTTTGATCAAGCAATGGTTACTGATTTAACCCAGGAAGATAAAGCGGTAAACGAGTAATTAGATCCAGCTAGGCAGCCACATTCTGGCTAACCAATCCACATATGGGATGTTAATTCCTATAAAAATTGGCAGAAAGTAAATGAAATTAACACCCACAGTAATTACAAATCCATATATTAATTTGCGATTTATCTGATTATTTAGCGCCCAGTTAAATACATTAATCAGAGCTAGAACAATGAATGGAAAGATTGCAATCGCATAAAAATAGAATGTGGTTCTATTTTGGATGAAAAACCAAGGTAAATAGGTGCCAGCAATTCCAGCAAGAATAAAGGCTGAAACTCGATCCTTGTTTGCGATGAATAATCCAACTGTTATTGCAATTGCAAAGATTCCCGCCCACCACAAAATTGGGGTGCCAATTGCCAAGATCTCTTGTGAGCATGATTGCGCTCCGCAATTTTTAGGAGTTTCATAGTAAAAAGATGTTGGTCTGCCCAGCACCAGCCAACTCCAAGGATTTGCCGCGTAGGTATGTTGTTCAGTTAAACCCCGGTGAAAATTCATTATCTCAACATGGTAATTCCAGAGCGAGGAAAAAAAGTTTGACCCAGAATCTCTTGCCCAACCTTTTGAGCTAATGATCCATCCACTCCAAGACAGTAAGTAGATACCCAGAGGCGTTAATACAAATTGGCTAAACCTCTTGCCCCAGGTAGCAAAATTAGCACCACCGATATTTACTGTTAGCAAGATTAAAAAAGGTATTACAAATACTGCGCTCCACTTGGTCGCAGCTGCAAGGCCAATTACTACTCCACTTAACCAAAGATCATTCCTAAGAATTAGATAAAAGGTGAGCAGTATAAAAAACATTAAGAAAATATCAAGCAGAGCCACTCTAGACATAACAAGATGAAGTCCATCGAGTGCAAACAAGGCTGCTGCTATGTTGCTTAAGAATAAGGAGCTAAAAAGTCGTTGCACAATTAAATAAATCAATAAGACAGAAGCACTACCAATTACTGCAGCGATTACTCGCCATCCAAATTCATTATTTCCAAAAAGCTTAATTCCAATACCAATCAACCATTTTCCAAATGGTGGGTGAACAACAAATTCAGATTCTCCTTGTTCATTTAATTCAACTCCATCAGTAATGAGTGATGCCGCATTTTTTGCGTAGTAAACCTCATCGAAAATGTAACCTTTTGGAAGATTCAACCGCCAAAGTCGAAGTGATAGCGCAAAGCCAATAATGATTGAGATCGGGGCTAAGTGGCGAAAACGAGTAATACTCACAGGGTCAGCCTAAGACCTGAGCGAACAACAGCAATGAAATAACCTGAGAGAATTAGCAGATGTTAATCCTGGCCTGCTTACCAATCGGTGATGCTCGTGATGCCTCTGCGCATTTAATTGAGGCAATTGGGCAAGTGCAGTATGTAGCTGCTGAGGATTCACGAAAGTTTGCCAGACTTTGCCAAGAGTTAAATATTAAGCACCATGCAAAGGTGATTTCATTTTTTGAAGGAAATGAAAGTGAAAAAATTGATGAGTTAACTACTCTTCTAAAGTCGCAAAAAGATATCTTGGTTGCTACCGATGCTGGCGCCCCTGGTATTTCAGATCCAGGTTACCGATTAATCAGAGCAGCACTTCAAGCAGATGTAAAAATTAAAGTATTGCCTGGGCCAAGTGCGGTAACAACTGCATTACTACTTTCTGGCTTACCAACTGATCGTTTTTGTTTTGAAGGCTTTCCACCTCGCACTCAAGGTGCCAGGGAAAAATGGTTTAAGGATCTAGCGCAAGAAGAGCGCACCATTATTTTCTTTGAGGCTCCACATCGAATTGTTGAATCACTTACTGATGCCGCGACTGGATTTGGATTGGATCGAAATGGTGCTATTTGTCGAGAGATGAGTAAGCATTATGAAGAAGTAGTTCGTGGAACTCTGGCTGAACTTATTGAATGGGCAAAATCAAAAGATGTTTTAGGGGAATTAACAATTGTGATCGAAGGCTTTGATCCTGGAAGTAGAGAGTTTGATCAAGCAGATTTAATTCAATTGGTGTTAAACCTGGAGGCAAATGGTGAAGGCCGCAAAGAGGCAATAGCACTAATTGCAAAAGAAACTGGAGTTTCTAAGCGGGTTGTATTTGATGCCATGGTTGCCGCCAAGAGTGGCGATAAGATCTGATCATGGCCGAAAAATCTTTTTATTTAACTACGCCCATTTACTATGTGAATGACGCGCCCCATATTGGCCATGCTTACACAACTGTTGCTGGTGATGTTTTAACCCGTTGGCATCGCCAACGTGGTGAGTCAGTTTGGTTTCTTACCGGTACTGATGAACATGGCCAAAAAGTATTAAATACTGCGCAAGCAAATAACACATCACCTCAGGATTGGTGTGACAAATTAGTAGATTCTGCATGGAAGCCAGTTTGGAAAGATTTAAATATTGCCAATGATGATTTCATTAGAACCACAGAGGATCGACACAGCATTCGAGTCCAAAAATTCCTCCAAGGCTTAAAAGATTCAGGACACATTTATGCCGGAAAGTTTGAAGGCCCATATTGCATTGGTTGCGAAGAGTTTAAGTTGCCTGGTGATTTAGATGAAGGTAAGTGCAAGATCCACTCCAAGCCAGTTGAAATGTTAAGTGAAGATAATTGGTTCTTTAAATTATCAGCCTTCAAACAACCATTACTTGATTACTACAAATCAAACCCAGATGCATGCCAGCCAGAAAGTGCTCGTAATGAGGTTATTTCATTTTTAGAAGGTGAAGTTAGGGATCTTTCAATCTCAAGATCCACCTTTGATTGGGGAATACCAGTTCCATGGGATACCAAGCAGGTTATCTATGTTTGGTTTGACGCGTTATTAAATTATGCAACAGCTGTTGGATTAGGTGATGAGGCATCTAGTGATGGTGGAAAGAAGTTTGCTAAAACTTGGCCAGCTGATGTGCACCTAGTTGGTAAAGATATTTTGCGCTTTCACGCAATTATCTGGCCAGCAATGTTGATGGCAGCAGGGGTAGCAGTCCCTAAGAAAATATTTGCTCACGGCTGGTTGCTAGTTGGTGGTGAGAAAATGTCTAAGAGTAAGTTAACCGGCATTGCCCCATCTGATATCACAAAAGATTTTGGAGTAGATGCTTTTAGATACTACTTTTTAAAAGCTATTCCATTTGGCAGCGATGGCTCATTTTCTTGGGAGGATATGGCAGCTAGATACACCAGTGAATTAGCAAATGATTTTGGCAATTTAGCTTCTAGATTAATAGCAATGATTGAAAAGTATTGCGAAGGAAAAATTCCAAGTATCGCTAAAGATGAATCACTCGCTGCCTTGTTAGATCAAAGTGTAAAGAGTGCTGATGAAGCAATTTGCGCACTTGATTTTCAAGGCGGCATAAATACAATTATGGATTTTTGTAAGAGAGTAAATGGATATGTAACTGAGAAAGAGCCATGGGTAGTGGCAAAGGATTCATCTAGAAAGTCTGAGCTTGATGGGATTTTATATAACACCGCTGAATCACTTCGCGCATTAGCTGTATTACTTCATCCAGTAATGCCTGAGGTAACGGAAAAACTCTGGCAATCACTGGGCGCTCAATCTTCACTTGGCGACCTTGGTAAGCAACAAATAAGTAAGGTAGCAAACTGGGGACAATTACCAGCCGGAAGTGTTGTAACAAAAACTGATGTGCTATTTCCAAGATTAGAAGAGGTTAAGTAATTTATGGCAGATCGTCATAACCGCGATCTTGATCGAAAGCCTGGACCACTTCCAGAACCAATCAAAACCAAGACAGTTGATTCACATGCTCACCTGGAATTAATCCACAACAGTGAGCCAGATTCACCTTTAATTAAACAAACTTTAGATGAAGCCGCATCAGTTGGAATCGATCGAGTAGTTCAAGTTGGTTACTCCGCCGAGCAATCAATTTGGTCAGTCAAATGTGCTGAAAGTTTCATAGGCCAAGTTGTAGCCGCCGTTGCATTGCATCCAAATGAAGCACCAGTTGTTGATGACTTAGAAAAAGATTTAAAAATTATTGAAGAGTTAGCATCAAACCCAAGAGTTAGAGCAATAGGTGAGACTGGCCTAGATTTCTTTAGAACACCGGAGGAGTTAAGAGATAAACAAAAGTACTCTTTCGCTCGTCATATAAAGATGGCTAAGGATCACAATAAAGCATTAGTAATTCATGATCGTGACTCACATCGTGCGGTATTAGATTTATTAATCCAAGAGGGAGCTCCTGATAAGACTATTTTTCACTGCTACTCAGGGGATGCCCAAATGGCAAAAGAGTGCATTGCTAATAATTACATTCTTTCCTTCGCTGGAACATTAACCTTTAAGAACGCACCAGAGTTGCGTGAGGCAGTGGTACTCGTCCCAGTTGAACAGTTATTAGTTGAGACTGATTCACCATTTTTAGCACCGATGCCAAATCGAGGTTCATTAAATACACCAGCCCAGATTCCAAATACTTTGCGCGTGATGGCAGATCTAAGGGGTGAATCAGTGGATTACTTAGCTGGTGCGATCTCTGAAAATGCTGAACGTATTTTCGGAAAGTTTTAAATGAAAACCCTGCTGGGCGCAGTTGAGATTAGAGAGTTAGCTAAAGAGTTAGATTTAAAGCCAACAAAAAAATTAGGTCAAAACTTTGTAGTTGATGCAAATACCTGTCGAAAGATTGTAAAACTAGCCCAAGTTAGTGAAGGCGATATTGCATTAGAAATTGGCCCTGGACTTGGCTCACTGACCTTAGCTTTACTTGAAAACGCCCACCAAGTACTAGCTGTTGAAATTGATGATCGACTAGCTAATCAACTTCCAATCACAGTTGAAAAACATGGCTTTGATTCCAAAAATCTAATCGTTTTAAATCAAGATGCAATGGGACTTATGCAATTGCCAACTAAACCAACCGTATTAGTTGCAAATTTGCCTTACAACATCTCCGTCCCAGTACTGCTTAATCTCTTAGAAAGATTTCCATCAATTAATCGAGGCGTGGTAATGGTGCAAAGTGAGGTGGCTTATCGATTAGCTGCAAAGCCTGGCAATAAGCAGTATGGATCTCCAACCGCAAAAGCTAATTGGTGGGTCGATTTAGAGATGGCAGGTTCAGTTGGCAGGTCAGTTTTTTGGCCAGTTCCAAATGTTGATTCATCTTTAGTTAGCTTTGTGCGCCATGCGCCATTAGGTGATGAACGCCAACGAAGTGCCACCTTTTCAATTATTGATCAGGCATTTGCTAAGAGACGAAAAATGATGCGATCTGCAATCGCAGATTTATTTGAAGGTGAGGCTGAAGATAATCTAATAGCTGCCGGGATTGATCCAACTATTCGTGGTGAGGCATTGGCAGTTGAGCAATTTTTTCAAATAGGTGAGCAATTACTTGCGCATAATTCACGCAAGTAAGTTATAAAACCAATACGCTCTAGACCATGAGATCACGAGGAGTTACCGCCAGAGTTCCGGCTAAGGTAAATCTGCAACTCTCTGTTGGTCCACTTGGCGCTGATGGTTTTCATGAAGTAACAACAGTTTTTCAAGCAATCTCACTCTTTGATGATGTCACTGTGGCAACAGCTGAAAAGGGTGAGGGAGTAAAGATAAGTATCACTGGGCAAACTTCAGGGGGCGTGCCAGCAGATAACTCTAATTTGGCGGTTAAAGCGGCGCAGTTAATGATTAAGAATTATGATCTGCCAGAAGATTTAGTGATTAAATTAAAAAAAGAGATTCCAGTTGCAGGTGGCATGGCAGGTGGTAGCGCCGATGCTGCCGGTGTAATTGTTGGTTTAGATTCTTTATTTGAACTCGGGCTTTCCCGTGATGTAATGGAATCAGTTGGCAGCAAAATTGGCTCTGATGTGCCATTTTCAATTTGTGGCGGAGTTGCAATTGGAACTGGGCGAGGTGATCAAATAACACCAGCACTTGCAAAGGGAAGTTATAACTGGGTACTTGCTCTTTCTGGTCAAGGATTAGCAACACCGTCCGTTTACCAAGAGTGTGATCGCCTGCGCGAAGGTTTATCAATCGCAGCACCTGTGGTCAGTGAGCCATTAATGCAAGCATTACGAGCAGGGGATGCAAAAGCATTAGGAAAAGCATTAACAAATGAATTACAACCTGCAGCTTGTTCATTACGCCCAGCACTTAGATTGGTTTTAGATGTTGGTGTTGATTACGGCGCACTCGGTGGCATTGTCTCTGGCTCAGGTCCAACAGTTGCATTTTTAGTATCCGATGATGATCATGCAATGGATTTAACCGTTGCATTAAGCAGTAGTGGGGTTGTTTCCTCTGTTGTTAGAGCAAGCGGGCCTACTAATGGCGCACGAATAATTGAAAGTTTTTAATTTAACCAGTTATAAGGGATAATTCAGGTTCCGCCATTGTGTAGTGGCTAGCACATGAGCCTTTGAAGCTCAGGGTCCAGGATCGATACCTGGTGGCGGAGCCACCAAGTTAAGGGGGTAAATGATGAGCAAGTTATCACTTGTCATTGTCCTCGCGGCCGGGGATAGCAAGCGGATGAAATCAAAACAATCCAAGGTGCTACATAAGATTGCCGGGCGTTCTGTAATTGA
The Candidatus Nanopelagicus limnes DNA segment above includes these coding regions:
- a CDS encoding molybdopterin-binding protein, producing the protein MDELLSVASMQEQLLNLSNPLAALDLPLLDAHGASLASDLLVDEKLVIKSGQRIDSTQIALAASLGLDRLPCRPQPRVVIISAGDDLVEPGSKLADDEDEYESNSWFLTTFVREAGAHAFRVHTIPETQEQLKLIVEDQLVRADLIVISGESKDESFDLITSVLSNLGEIKIVTPNLAESSKHSYGVIGPDKTPVVVLPGDPIGNYLSAELFIRPMIIKMLTGVISDRKSKKVKLSKALTSEVGKVQFLRGFLNEDGQVSALADQDSLITLSIANCLIEINEKSEKLSAGDQVNILMIN
- a CDS encoding GNAT family N-acetyltransferase codes for the protein MKKLTDHEITLKPIRFRDKAAWDAVRAVNRDWLSPWEATRPHIDSNTPLPSYYGMVLQLNKEIRALRSISLGIWLKENKSEVLIGQITLGGIIFGAMRGAHIGYWIDQRFASRGYTTRAVKLLTKFGFETLKLHRIEINLRPENEASKKVAIKAGFELEGARNNYLHIAGDWRNHITFVKENPEIK
- a CDS encoding dolichyl-phosphate-mannose--protein mannosyltransferase → MSITRFRHLAPISIIIGFALSLRLWRLNLPKGYIFDEVYYAKNAASLITDGVELNEQGESEFVVHPPFGKWLIGIGIKLFGNNEFGWRVIAAVIGSASVLLIYLIVQRLFSSLFLSNIAAALFALDGLHLVMSRVALLDIFLMFFILLTFYLILRNDLWLSGVVIGLAAATKWSAVFVIPFLILLTVNIGGANFATWGKRFSQFVLTPLGIYLLSWSGWIISSKGWARDSGSNFFSSLWNYHVEIMNFHRGLTEQHTYAANPWSWLVLGRPTSFYYETPKNCGAQSCSQEILAIGTPILWWAGIFAIAITVGLFIANKDRVSAFILAGIAGTYLPWFFIQNRTTFYFYAIAIFPFIVLALINVFNWALNNQINRKLIYGFVITVGVNFIYFLPIFIGINIPYVDWLARMWLPSWI
- the rsmI gene encoding 16S rRNA (cytidine(1402)-2'-O)-methyltransferase — encoded protein: MLILACLPIGDARDASAHLIEAIGQVQYVAAEDSRKFARLCQELNIKHHAKVISFFEGNESEKIDELTTLLKSQKDILVATDAGAPGISDPGYRLIRAALQADVKIKVLPGPSAVTTALLLSGLPTDRFCFEGFPPRTQGAREKWFKDLAQEERTIIFFEAPHRIVESLTDAATGFGLDRNGAICREMSKHYEEVVRGTLAELIEWAKSKDVLGELTIVIEGFDPGSREFDQADLIQLVLNLEANGEGRKEAIALIAKETGVSKRVVFDAMVAAKSGDKI
- the metG gene encoding methionine--tRNA ligase; amino-acid sequence: MAEKSFYLTTPIYYVNDAPHIGHAYTTVAGDVLTRWHRQRGESVWFLTGTDEHGQKVLNTAQANNTSPQDWCDKLVDSAWKPVWKDLNIANDDFIRTTEDRHSIRVQKFLQGLKDSGHIYAGKFEGPYCIGCEEFKLPGDLDEGKCKIHSKPVEMLSEDNWFFKLSAFKQPLLDYYKSNPDACQPESARNEVISFLEGEVRDLSISRSTFDWGIPVPWDTKQVIYVWFDALLNYATAVGLGDEASSDGGKKFAKTWPADVHLVGKDILRFHAIIWPAMLMAAGVAVPKKIFAHGWLLVGGEKMSKSKLTGIAPSDITKDFGVDAFRYYFLKAIPFGSDGSFSWEDMAARYTSELANDFGNLASRLIAMIEKYCEGKIPSIAKDESLAALLDQSVKSADEAICALDFQGGINTIMDFCKRVNGYVTEKEPWVVAKDSSRKSELDGILYNTAESLRALAVLLHPVMPEVTEKLWQSLGAQSSLGDLGKQQISKVANWGQLPAGSVVTKTDVLFPRLEEVK
- a CDS encoding TatD family hydrolase, whose product is MADRHNRDLDRKPGPLPEPIKTKTVDSHAHLELIHNSEPDSPLIKQTLDEAASVGIDRVVQVGYSAEQSIWSVKCAESFIGQVVAAVALHPNEAPVVDDLEKDLKIIEELASNPRVRAIGETGLDFFRTPEELRDKQKYSFARHIKMAKDHNKALVIHDRDSHRAVLDLLIQEGAPDKTIFHCYSGDAQMAKECIANNYILSFAGTLTFKNAPELREAVVLVPVEQLLVETDSPFLAPMPNRGSLNTPAQIPNTLRVMADLRGESVDYLAGAISENAERIFGKF
- the rsmA gene encoding 16S rRNA (adenine(1518)-N(6)/adenine(1519)-N(6))-dimethyltransferase RsmA; this encodes MKTLLGAVEIRELAKELDLKPTKKLGQNFVVDANTCRKIVKLAQVSEGDIALEIGPGLGSLTLALLENAHQVLAVEIDDRLANQLPITVEKHGFDSKNLIVLNQDAMGLMQLPTKPTVLVANLPYNISVPVLLNLLERFPSINRGVVMVQSEVAYRLAAKPGNKQYGSPTAKANWWVDLEMAGSVGRSVFWPVPNVDSSLVSFVRHAPLGDERQRSATFSIIDQAFAKRRKMMRSAIADLFEGEAEDNLIAAGIDPTIRGEALAVEQFFQIGEQLLAHNSRK
- a CDS encoding 4-(cytidine 5'-diphospho)-2-C-methyl-D-erythritol kinase; translated protein: MRSRGVTARVPAKVNLQLSVGPLGADGFHEVTTVFQAISLFDDVTVATAEKGEGVKISITGQTSGGVPADNSNLAVKAAQLMIKNYDLPEDLVIKLKKEIPVAGGMAGGSADAAGVIVGLDSLFELGLSRDVMESVGSKIGSDVPFSICGGVAIGTGRGDQITPALAKGSYNWVLALSGQGLATPSVYQECDRLREGLSIAAPVVSEPLMQALRAGDAKALGKALTNELQPAACSLRPALRLVLDVGVDYGALGGIVSGSGPTVAFLVSDDDHAMDLTVALSSSGVVSSVVRASGPTNGARIIESF